The Paenibacillus wynnii DNA window AGGGAAAAAATGAGCAGTTATCAAAAAGAAATGGTCAAGATTAAACATCATGAGAGGGAAATTTATGGCGTCTCTTACATACCGAATAAGATGAAGAAGTATCCTGTCGTGATCTTCAGCCATGGTTTTAATGGAACAAATGTAGATTTTGCTATGCATAGTGACTATTTGGCCAAGAATGGTGTGGGCGCCTACTGTTTTGACTTTTGTGGGGGCTCCGTAAATTCAAAGAGTGACCTTAAGACTAACGAAATGTCTATATTCACAGAAAAAGAAGATCTGCGCGCTGTTGTTGAAAACATAAAAAATTGGGACCATATTGATCCTGATCGTATCTACTTATTTGGAGGAAGTCAGGGAGGATTAGTCTCAGCATTAGTAGCCGATGAATGTATGGAGGAGATTAAAGGGCTCTTGTTGCTGTTTCCAGCGCTTTGTATTGCAGATAACTGGAATGAAAGGTTTCCAACACGTGAGAGCATCCCTGATCTGGAAGAGTTATGGGGAGTTCAATTGGGGAGGATTTTTTTTGAATCGATTCACGAATATAAGGTGTTTGACCATATTGGCAAATTCGATAAAAATGTTTTGATTTTTCATGGGGATCAGGATGACATTGTGGCACTTGAATATGGAAAGAAGGCATCCATGTTATATCTTCATGCTAGAATTGAAGTGTTTCCAGGAGAAGGTCATGGTTTTTCAGAGGCGGGTAATACAAGAGTCGCTGAGATGACATATGAATTTATAATAGCCAATATGTAACATAACCAACATTGCGAATAGCTGAAATTCATCAGCATAGTGGCGATAAAGCAGATAGATTCCCATATGCTGGGGGTTGATCCGTCCTTGGCAAGCAACCAGCCGAAAATCATTGTATCACCACTGGGTATCGGCGACCCCGAAAGATCCTGCCCGTCTTGTATTCGATGGCAAAGCCGATGAAGGCGTTGTTGTATCCATGGCGGACTTAGGTTCCCCGGTAGGTCACGATTTGGTCTTTCGTCAAGTTCAATGAAACAACGGTATGGTGGCCGCCGCCATTCTCGACCAACCTCGAAAAGGGTCTAGACTCTAGGTCACGAATAAGATATATGTACCAAAAATTTCTTAAACTGGTTTTAAGTCAAGGGGGGGAACTATGGATTGGGTTGAGGAGAGCAAACGATTTGATGAGGCTGCCGAATACTATGATCATTATCGCCCGAGCTATCCCGATGAACTGGTTGAATGTATTGAATCCAATGCGGGGCTTGGGCCAAGTTCTAAAATCCTGGAGATTGGTGCAGGCAGCGGCAAAGCCTCTGAACTGTTTTTGAACAAAGGGTATGAACTGTTATGTATTGAACCTGGCGCCCAGTTGGCAGAAGTGGGGAGGAGGAAGCATCGGGATAAAAAACTGGAATATCTCGTCACCCGCTTTGAGCATTGGGATGAACCTGAGAATCACTTTGATTTGATCTTCTCTGCCACCGCATATCATTGGGTACCGCAGCCGATTGGATACAAAAAGTGTGCTAGCACCCTAAAAGTAGATGGTAATTTGGCGCTGTTTTGGAATATGTACTTTGGTGAAGGCGACCCCCTCTATCAGGAACTCGTCTCTTTATGTAATCAGTATGGTCTTGTTTACTTTCAGAATGGCAAGGATATGGAGATAAGAATACAGACAATTGCAAAAGAAATGACGGACAGTGGATATTTTCACAACCCTGAGATCATTCGATATCCCTGGAAGCAATCCTATAATACGGAGAGCTTCTTAGGGTTTATAAAGACCGGAAACGGCTTTCTCGGGAAATCGAGTAAAGAAAAATCAGAAATCGAAGCCGAGATCATAGCTGTTTTGGACAAAATGGACGGTAGTGTTGATATTGAGTTTGTTAGTACTTTATTTATTTCGCAAAAGATACCATATGTAATGAGAAATGAGCATAATAAGTTTTCCTTGTTTCTCTGCGATCTACATGGCACCAGCCAACAAGGTACCCAATTTCTGCAAGGCTAAGGCTCTAACAGTAGTTTGTTTTAATGTATCCATCAATAGCAAATAGGGATGCGGGCCGTAGCTGATGCGAGCGACGATCAGCATCTCGTTACACAAACCCGGCACGAAGATTCCGTCAGCGCCGGCTTCCACATAGGCGTGTACCCTTTGAAGGGCATCTTCCATCTGGAGTATAGTTAAGATGACTCTAATATTTACAATTCATGATACGATACTGCCAAATAGCAAACTATTATGACTCTGAAGAATGGGGGGTAATATATGTCATTATTTAATGAAAAAGACGAGTGTTTTCTTATCCAGACTTTAAAATCGCATATACCAAACGTTGAGGATTTACTTAATTCAGCA harbors:
- a CDS encoding alpha/beta hydrolase family protein; translated protein: MSSYQKEMVKIKHHEREIYGVSYIPNKMKKYPVVIFSHGFNGTNVDFAMHSDYLAKNGVGAYCFDFCGGSVNSKSDLKTNEMSIFTEKEDLRAVVENIKNWDHIDPDRIYLFGGSQGGLVSALVADECMEEIKGLLLLFPALCIADNWNERFPTRESIPDLEELWGVQLGRIFFESIHEYKVFDHIGKFDKNVLIFHGDQDDIVALEYGKKASMLYLHARIEVFPGEGHGFSEAGNTRVAEMTYEFIIANM
- a CDS encoding class I SAM-dependent methyltransferase codes for the protein MDWVEESKRFDEAAEYYDHYRPSYPDELVECIESNAGLGPSSKILEIGAGSGKASELFLNKGYELLCIEPGAQLAEVGRRKHRDKKLEYLVTRFEHWDEPENHFDLIFSATAYHWVPQPIGYKKCASTLKVDGNLALFWNMYFGEGDPLYQELVSLCNQYGLVYFQNGKDMEIRIQTIAKEMTDSGYFHNPEIIRYPWKQSYNTESFLGFIKTGNGFLGKSSKEKSEIEAEIIAVLDKMDGSVDIEFVSTLFISQKIPYVMRNEHNKFSLFLCDLHGTSQQGTQFLQG